Genomic window (Streptomyces cadmiisoli):
CCCGGCCGACACCGCTCGTCGTCTTCTGGAAGGCGAAGAAGGCGGCGGGTTCGCCGCCCTCGCGGACCACCGCGATGCGCACACCGCGTCTGCACCGGCCCACCGCGAGCGCGAACTCGGGGGACAGGAAGGGATTCGCCAGTTCGGGCACACCGTGCAGATGCGCCTTGGCCTGCATGGCCGTCCAGGCCGCCCGGTCGGCGGCGGTCAGTTCGCCGGGGCGGTACACACTGATGTCCACGTCACGAGCCCTGTCTTCTCGCGGTGCGGCCGCCGCGGCGCCGCACCAGGACCAGCAGGAGAGTGAGGGCGCTGACGGCGGTCACGGCCGCGATCCCGCCGCGTACCGACCACAGGTGCAGGGCCAGCAGGCCCTGGGCGACCAGCATGTCGACGACGATCGCGCCGGACAGCGACACGAGCGCCCGACTCAGCGGATCCAGTCCGTCGAGCGCGGCGGCGATGGCCACGGCCGGCGCCACCAGCAGGAAGAACAGCGTGAACGGCGCGCGCAGCGGCGCGCCGGACTCGGTCAGCGCGAGCAGCGCGCCGATCCCCCCGACGGCCGTCGCGGCCCCCGCGAGCACGAGTCCCAGGTCCCTCCCCGAACCCGGTCCCGTCCGCTCGATGCCTTCTGGTCCGTCTGGTCCGTCTGATGCATCTGTGTTGATGCGGATGGTCTGCATTGGCGACTTTGCCCCCCGAAGCGCCGGATGCCGGGCTTCAATGTGGCCCAGCGCCGCGGGAGCCGTCAAGACGGCGTAATGCGCTGAGCTGTCGCACATGTGGTCGTTGTCCCCGGGCCGCGGCCCGATGCCGCCGGTGCTCGCGCAGGCCACGGAGTTGACGGTCCGTCGGTGCATCGGTGTCGGTCACGCCTTCGAACGCGGGGTGAACACATGGCGGCGGCCGAAAAGTTTTGGCATGGACACTTCCATTCAACACGCGTAGTTGGTACCACGGTTGAGGCAGAGATCCTGCTAAAGGGAGGTTCCATGAGACGTTCCCGACTTGTCGTGTTCCTCGGCTCACTCCTCCTCGCGGTCGGAGCCGCCCTCACCGGGGCCGCTCCGGCGCAGGCGTCAGAAGCCGCCGCCACGGGCTATGTGGCGCTCGGCGACTCCTACTCCTCCGGCGTCGGCGCGGGCAGTTACATCAGCTCCAGCGGCGACTGCAAGCGCAGCACGCGCGCGTACCCGCAGCTGTGGGCCGCCGCGAACTCACCCTCGTCGTTCTCCTTCACCGCCTGCTCGGGCGCCCGAACGGATGAAGTTCTCTCGAGTCAGCTCAGCCCGCTCAACTCGACCACCGGTCTGGTCTCCATCAGCGTCGGCGGCAACGACGCCGGATTCGCGGACGTCATGACGACGTGCGTACTCCAGTCCGACAGCGCCTGCATCTCCCGTATCAACACCGCCCGGGCGTACGTCTCCACGACGCTGCCCGGCAAGCTCGACACCGTCTACACGGCGATCCGCAGCCGGGCCCCGTCCGCCCAGGTCGTCGTGCTCGGCTACCCCCGCTTCTACAAGCTCGGCCAGTCCTGCCTCGGCCTGTCCGAGACCAAGCGCCGCGCCATCAACGACGCCTCGGACCACCTGAACAGCGCCATCGCGCAGCGTGCCCAGAGCCACGGATTCACCTGGGGCGACGTGCGCGGCACCTTCACCAACCACGAGATCTGCTCCGGCAGTTCCTGGCTGCACAGCGTCAACTGGCTGAACATCGGCGAGTCGTACCACCCGACCGCGGCCGGCCAGTCCGGCGGCTACCTGCCCGTGTTCAACAGCGCCGCCTGACCCTCAGGGAGTCGGCGAAGGTGAGGAGGAGGCCCCGTCCGACGGGGTCTCCGACACACAGGTCACCGAGAACGCCACCGCCTCCGACGTCGTGCGGACCGGATCGCGGACCTCGACACCGATCTCGTTCTCGTACGTCCCGCTGTCGGCGTACGTCGTCACGATCACCCAGTCCTGCCGGGTTTTCCCGCCCCCCTCCGGGAACGACAGCGTCCGCCAGCTCTGGACCTCGCCGTCCTCGGTCACCCAGCGGTAGTCCACCTCGGCCGGCAGCCGGCCCACCGTGAACGTCGCCGTGAACGCGGGAGCGTGGTCGTCCGGCGGCGGACAGGCACCGGAGTACTCCGTGCGCGCCCCGGTCAGGGCGACCGTCACCGACTGCGGCGGCGGAGCGCCGGTGGGGCTCTCGCTCGGACTCGGCGTGGTCCGCGTCTCCTCGTCCTCCGGTTCGGTCTTCTCCTCCTCCTCGGGAGCCGTGGAGGTCTCCTCCGTGGTACGCGTGCCGGCGCCCTCGGGGGTGCCACCGCCGCCGTCGCCGCGGTTCAGCAGCGCGTACGTCAGCCCGGCGAGCGCCAGCGCGAGCGCCACGACACCCGCGATCAGCACCGCGGCGGTGCGGCGGTCGCGGCGCGGCCGGATCCCCGCCGTGGTCGCGGCGGAACCCGGGGGCGGGCCCGGGACGGGCGGCGGCGGAGTGGGCGACGGCGGCTGCCGGTGCGCGGCGGCCGTCCGCGCATGGGGCGCCCCGGGCGTCGTCGCGGCGGTGTCCGCGCTCGCGGTGCCGCCCGCGGAGGGCGTGCCCCCGGCGCCGATCAGCCGCAGGTCCTGCTCGGCCCGCCCGGCCGGCAGCCGCTCGGCCGGATCCTTGCGCAGAAGGCCCTCGATGACGCCGGCGAGCGGCCCGCCCCGTCGGGGCGGCGGCAACTCCTCGTCGACGATGGCCCGCAGGGTGCTCAGCGGGGTGTCCTGGCGGAACGGCGAGTTGCCCTCGACCGCCGCGTACAGCAGCACGCCCAGCGACCACAGGTCGGACTCGGGGCCCGGCGTGCGGCCCAGCGCCCGTTCCGGCGCGAGGAACTCGGGCGAGCCGACCACCTCGCCGGTCATCGTCAGCGCGGAACTGCCCTCCACCGTCGCGATGCCGAAGTCGGTCAGCACCACGCGCCCGTCGTTCGACAGCAGCACGTTGCCCGGCTTCACGTCGCGGTGCAGCACCCCGGCGGCGTGCGCCGCGCGCAGCGCCGACAGCACCTCGGCGCCGATGTGCGCGGCCCGCCGAGGCTCCAGCGGTCCCTCCGCGTCAAGCAGTTCGGCCAGGGATATGCCGCGCACCAGCTCCATCACGATCCACGGCCGGCCCCCGTCCGTGGCCACGTCGTACACCGTCACGACGTTGCGGTTCGCCACCCGCGCCGCCGCCCAGGCCTCGCGCTCCAGCCGGGCGTACATCCGCTCCACGTCGGAGACCGGCAGACCGGCCGGGGCCCGCACCTCCTTGACGGCGACCTCGCGGTGCAGCACCTCGTCGCGGGCGCGCCACACCGTCCCCATGCCGCCCTCACCGAGCGGCGCCAGCAGACGGTAGCGGCCGGCGATCACACGTTCACTGCCCGGTTCTACGGACACGGGCGCCCCCATTCGCATCCGCGAGTGATGTGTCGTCGGATTTCTCCCCAAAAGTAGCTCAGCCGAATGCGGATGCCGCCCCCCTGAACACCAATCCGGCCCCGAGGACCACGACGACGCAGGCGGAACCCATCGGCGCGGTACGGCGGACCAGCGCGGCCAGCGGACCGGCGGACCAGCGGGGACGCCGGACCAGGGCCCGGGTCACGCGGCCGCCGAACCGGACGACGGCGAATCCGGCGGCGGTCAGGGTGAGCGCGAGCCCGGCCCCGTACGCGACGACCAGCAGCAGCCCGAACCAGGCCTGCCCCAGCGCGGCGGCGCCCACGAGCACGACCACCGCCGAGGGACTGGGCACGAGCCCGCCGGCGAAGCCCATCAGGATCGTGCCGCGCAGGGTGGGCGCGACGGGATGGCTGTGGGTGTGACCGCCGTGGGTGTGCTCGACGGAGTGCGGGTGGGCGTGCGCGTGACTGTGCTGGTCGTGATCGTGCTCGTGCCCGTGATGGCGGTCGTGCCCGTCGTCGTGCTCGTGGTGGTCGTGACCGTCGTGGGGCGCGTGTGCGGCGTGGGCCTGCGCGTGGGCGCGGGTGTGCGCGCGGTTGCGGAGCGCGCGGCGCAGGAGTCCCGCGCCGGCCAGCGTCACCAGCACTCCGCTGGCCACGCCCAGCCAGGCGATCACCGAGGGCGCCGCCGCGGAACCGGCCGTGACCAGCAGACCGAGGGCGACCACGCCGAGGGTGTGGGTGACCGTCACCGAGGCGGCCAGCGGCAGGACATGGCGCATCCGGGCCCGGCCCCCGTGCGCCGCCGCCGTCGCGGCCATCAGGGTCTTGCCGTGGCCCGGGGCGAGGGCGTGCATCGCGCCGAGCCCGAGCGCGATCAGCAGGGCGAGCCCGGCGAAACCGACGGTCAGGTCGTGCCGGGCCACCAGCGACTCCAGGGCCCGCGTCCAGCGGTCGGCGCCGCGCGGCAGGACGGACGCGCCGGGCGCCTCGCCCCGTTCGTCGACCAGGGCCGCACCGCCGGGCCGCACCCGCAGCGAGGCGGACGTGGTGTCGGCCGGGGAGGAGAGCAGTTCCTCGGGGTAGGCCGTCAGCTCGCGGGAGGAGGACTCGGCCGGCACGTCCGACGCGGTGAGCGTCGTACGGTCGCCGCGCGCGGTGATCTCCCGCCAGCCGGGGCCCGAGTCGGCGCCCGCGCTGCGGAAGTCCACGGACACCGGGCCGCCCTCGGGCAGGGGAGCGGTCAGCCGGCACTCCACCCGCAGGGTGTCGAGCCCGGCCTGACCGGGCAGCACGCGCGCGCGGCTGCGGGCGACGTCGAGCGAGCGCGGGCGCCCGTCGACCGTCACCTCGCTGTTTTGCGCGGCGTCCGCGCACCGCTGCCGGGCCCAGCCGGCCACGCCGAGCCGTTCCACCTCGCGTCGCGCCTGGGTCGCCGGGATCTCGGCGAGGTCCTCGACATGGTCGACGCGCAGTTCGCCGGGCGCGGCGACCAGACCGTCGTAGTGGTTGACGGTGAAGTTGCCCAGAGGATGCGCGCCCGCCGTGGCGGCGGGGACGAGCACGATCGCCCCGGCGAGGCCGAGCACGGCCGCGGCGGAGGCGAGGACACGACGGGACCTCACCGGTCTGCCTCCAGCTTCCTCAGGGCCGCCCGGGCCTCGCGCGCGGCCGACGGGGAGAACCCGGCGTTGAGTTCGAGCGCCGCCGTCAGCGAGGCACGGGCGTCCTTCGTCCGGCCCGTGGCGAGCTCGATCATGCCGCGGTGGTGGAGGAAGGCGGCGTTGCGGTAGCCGGTGGCGGTGGCCCGGCGGGCGTACGGCAGGGCCTCCTCGTCGCGGCCGTTGACGTGCAGCGCCCAGGCCAGGGCGTCCGCCGTGTGCACCGTGCGGCGGCGGGACCACTCGGCGCGGGCCGCGCTCAGGGCGAGGGCCGCGTCCCCGTGGTCGGCCGCCGCGAGCGCGGTGTCGAGATCCGGGTTGACGCCGCCCGCGCGGGCGAGCGCCGTCCAGGCGTCGACGAGCGCGTACTGGTCGCGGGCCCTGACCCGGTCGCCGTCGGCGCCGCGCTCCTCGTACAGCTCGCCCAGCGCGACCAGCGCGCCGGGCAGCGGGGCGCGGGCGACGACCGCCTCCATGCCCCGCACGGCCGCCGAGCGGTCGCCCAGCGCGGCCTGGGCGAGGGCGCGGCCCTCCAGCGCGGGCAGGTACGTGTCGTCGGCGGCGAGGGCGCGCGCGTAGTGCCGCAGGGCGGCCCTGTGGTCGCCCTGGTTCCACTCGAGCCGGCCGAGCGCGGTGGCGACGTAGGCCACGTCGCCGGGTGACACGGCGTTGCCAAGGGCCCGGCGCAGGACCTGACGGGCGGTACGGACGTCGCCGCGCAGTTCCCGTACGTACGCGTACCTGGTGAAGACCGGTATCCCCGGCCGGCGGGTGTCGGCGGTGTCGACCGCCTCGGACGCGGCCCGGTAGCGGCCGAGTTCGACGAGGGCGTCGACGCGGGTGGCCAGCGCGCGCTCGTTGTAGGGGTTCCGCCGCAGGGCCCGGTCGGCGAGGCGCAGGGCGCCGGTGAAGTCGTGCCGGGCCGCGGCGAGGGCGGCCCGCCCGGCCAGGGCCTGGTCGTTGTCGGGGCGAAGGCCCAGTGAGCGCTTCAGCGCCCGTTCGGCCTGCGGGTAGCGGGACGGGTCGCCGTCGACCCGGGCCTGTTCGACGTAGGCGAGCCCGAGGACGGCCCAGCTGCCGAAGTCCCGCGGCTGCGCCCGGAGATGGGCCTGGAGGGCGGCGACGCTCTCGTCGAGGTCGCCGCCGGCCTGTGCGACCGCGGGCACGGCGCCGGGGGCCGCGGCCACGCCACGCGCGTGGTCGTCCCGGACGTTCCCCACGGCGATCGAACCGGCCGTCAGTGCCACGGCCAGCAGGACGGCGCAGCCGGTGAACCGGCCGGCCCGCCGGCGCCGCACGGCCGCCGCGACCCGCCGCAGGGCGACGACCCGCCCGTCCGCGCCCGCGTCGGCGCGCTCGTCCGGGCCCGGGCCCGGGTCCGGGGCGGTGGCGGGCCGCGCGTCGGGTCCGACCTGCGGCCTCCGGTCGAGCCGGCTCTCCGGCTCGCTGTCGTTCGTACGCGGGACCATGCCCTCTCCTCGGTGCGCGACTGGTTCGACGACGTGAAGCGGCGCGGCCCGCGCCGTGGGGGACGGAAGACGGGCCGCGCCAGTGGACGGGGCGTCAGTACGCCCGGCCGCGCATCCGGCGCCACCACAGCAGGCCGGCGCCGATCAGCAGGATCCCGGCCGCTCCGGCGCCCGCGGAGGCGGCGATGAGCGTGGTGTCGTCCGAGGACGTCCCGACCGGCTGGAGCGCGTCGCCGATCTGGTTGCGTACGTCGTTGCCGCCCGAGGTGCCCTGGGCGAGGGGGCCGCGGGACCCCTCCGTCGGCAGGGCGAGGTACGGGAAGCTCTTGCCGAACGCCTTGTCGTTCTTGTCGACCGCGTCGCCCAGGTCGTTCTTCTGGCCGAGCAGTTCACCCTCGACGACCTGGAGCGAGGCGTCGACCACGTCGTCGCTCAGACGCCGGCCGTTGGGGAAGCCGGCGGTGTCGCCGTCGAGCACGCCGAGCCGCTTGGGCTTCGCGGCGGGTTTGATCGAGGTGTTGAGACGCAACTGCTCCGACGGACGCACATGCGGCGGCTGGTTGAGGTCCTTCACGCCCTTGAGGAAGACGTCGACCAGGTCGTTGCGCGGTTCGGCGGGCGCCTCGATCTTGTAGATCGCCTCGATGAGCTTGGGCAGTTCGGGCTTGGTGACGTTGTCCAGGAACTGGCCGTCGTTCCAGGGCGAGTCCGCGTTGAACCTGTCCTTGTCCTCGATCGGGTTGACGACCTCGTTGACCAGCGGGTTGCCGAGCCGCGATACCTGTGTGAAGTGGCCCTGGGCGTTCTTGCGCTGGGTCGTCGACCAGATGCCCACGATGGGCTGCTTCGCGGACTCGCGGATCAGCTTGTTGGGCAGCTGGAGGGCGACGGAGTTGACGTTGTAGCCCTTCAGCGTGTCGTTGCCGACCTCGGAGAGGTTCCCGCCGTACAGCAGGTCGAAGACCCGGAGGTCCAGGAAGAAGGGGTCGTCGGCCTGCCCGGCGAACGTCGTGGAGCCCCCGGCGAGCCGATGGACCGCCTGCTTGCGCAGCTGGGCGTAGTCCGGCATCGACGCCTTGCCGACGTTCGAGGGAGCGACCGGCACGTCGTCGGCGATCTTCGTGCGGGACAGCAGGCGCTGGTCCTTCAGCCGGAGCAGTTCGAGGTCGTAGGTCTGCGTGACGTTGAGGTCCGGGTCGTCGAGGCTCTCGACGGGGCCGGTGTTGTAGAGGAACGTCTTCTGGTTCTTGACGTGTGTCCTGAACGTGTAGCGGAACAGCAGTTCGCCCTGCGCGTCGCCGTTGTTGTCGATGTGGATGTCGTACTGGGCGTCCTCGGCGAAGGTGAAGAAGTTCGGTCCGCCGGCCGGCTC
Coding sequences:
- a CDS encoding nickel transporter — protein: MRSRRVLASAAAVLGLAGAIVLVPAATAGAHPLGNFTVNHYDGLVAAPGELRVDHVEDLAEIPATQARREVERLGVAGWARQRCADAAQNSEVTVDGRPRSLDVARSRARVLPGQAGLDTLRVECRLTAPLPEGGPVSVDFRSAGADSGPGWREITARGDRTTLTASDVPAESSSRELTAYPEELLSSPADTTSASLRVRPGGAALVDERGEAPGASVLPRGADRWTRALESLVARHDLTVGFAGLALLIALGLGAMHALAPGHGKTLMAATAAAHGGRARMRHVLPLAASVTVTHTLGVVALGLLVTAGSAAAPSVIAWLGVASGVLVTLAGAGLLRRALRNRAHTRAHAQAHAAHAPHDGHDHHEHDDGHDRHHGHEHDHDQHSHAHAHPHSVEHTHGGHTHSHPVAPTLRGTILMGFAGGLVPSPSAVVVLVGAAALGQAWFGLLLVVAYGAGLALTLTAAGFAVVRFGGRVTRALVRRPRWSAGPLAALVRRTAPMGSACVVVVLGAGLVFRGAASAFG
- a CDS encoding serine/threonine-protein kinase, giving the protein MRMGAPVSVEPGSERVIAGRYRLLAPLGEGGMGTVWRARDEVLHREVAVKEVRAPAGLPVSDVERMYARLEREAWAAARVANRNVVTVYDVATDGGRPWIVMELVRGISLAELLDAEGPLEPRRAAHIGAEVLSALRAAHAAGVLHRDVKPGNVLLSNDGRVVLTDFGIATVEGSSALTMTGEVVGSPEFLAPERALGRTPGPESDLWSLGVLLYAAVEGNSPFRQDTPLSTLRAIVDEELPPPRRGGPLAGVIEGLLRKDPAERLPAGRAEQDLRLIGAGGTPSAGGTASADTAATTPGAPHARTAAAHRQPPSPTPPPPVPGPPPGSAATTAGIRPRRDRRTAAVLIAGVVALALALAGLTYALLNRGDGGGGTPEGAGTRTTEETSTAPEEEEKTEPEDEETRTTPSPSESPTGAPPPQSVTVALTGARTEYSGACPPPDDHAPAFTATFTVGRLPAEVDYRWVTEDGEVQSWRTLSFPEGGGKTRQDWVIVTTYADSGTYENEIGVEVRDPVRTTSEAVAFSVTCVSETPSDGASSSPSPTP
- a CDS encoding DUF4331 domain-containing protein, whose protein sequence is MTPISRSGGGRKGVATLICGALAAGGLAAAGVTALEPGAATASSHREAPLISGTPQYDNTDVYAFVSPDKPDTTTVIANWIPFEEPAGGPNFFTFAEDAQYDIHIDNNGDAQGELLFRYTFRTHVKNQKTFLYNTGPVESLDDPDLNVTQTYDLELLRLKDQRLLSRTKIADDVPVAPSNVGKASMPDYAQLRKQAVHRLAGGSTTFAGQADDPFFLDLRVFDLLYGGNLSEVGNDTLKGYNVNSVALQLPNKLIRESAKQPIVGIWSTTQRKNAQGHFTQVSRLGNPLVNEVVNPIEDKDRFNADSPWNDGQFLDNVTKPELPKLIEAIYKIEAPAEPRNDLVDVFLKGVKDLNQPPHVRPSEQLRLNTSIKPAAKPKRLGVLDGDTAGFPNGRRLSDDVVDASLQVVEGELLGQKNDLGDAVDKNDKAFGKSFPYLALPTEGSRGPLAQGTSGGNDVRNQIGDALQPVGTSSDDTTLIAASAGAGAAGILLIGAGLLWWRRMRGRAY
- a CDS encoding SGNH/GDSL hydrolase family protein, which produces MRRSRLVVFLGSLLLAVGAALTGAAPAQASEAAATGYVALGDSYSSGVGAGSYISSSGDCKRSTRAYPQLWAAANSPSSFSFTACSGARTDEVLSSQLSPLNSTTGLVSISVGGNDAGFADVMTTCVLQSDSACISRINTARAYVSTTLPGKLDTVYTAIRSRAPSAQVVVLGYPRFYKLGQSCLGLSETKRRAINDASDHLNSAIAQRAQSHGFTWGDVRGTFTNHEICSGSSWLHSVNWLNIGESYHPTAAGQSGGYLPVFNSAA
- a CDS encoding tetratricopeptide repeat protein; the encoded protein is MVPRTNDSEPESRLDRRPQVGPDARPATAPDPGPGPDERADAGADGRVVALRRVAAAVRRRRAGRFTGCAVLLAVALTAGSIAVGNVRDDHARGVAAAPGAVPAVAQAGGDLDESVAALQAHLRAQPRDFGSWAVLGLAYVEQARVDGDPSRYPQAERALKRSLGLRPDNDQALAGRAALAAARHDFTGALRLADRALRRNPYNERALATRVDALVELGRYRAASEAVDTADTRRPGIPVFTRYAYVRELRGDVRTARQVLRRALGNAVSPGDVAYVATALGRLEWNQGDHRAALRHYARALAADDTYLPALEGRALAQAALGDRSAAVRGMEAVVARAPLPGALVALGELYEERGADGDRVRARDQYALVDAWTALARAGGVNPDLDTALAAADHGDAALALSAARAEWSRRRTVHTADALAWALHVNGRDEEALPYARRATATGYRNAAFLHHRGMIELATGRTKDARASLTAALELNAGFSPSAAREARAALRKLEADR